One Bubalus bubalis isolate 160015118507 breed Murrah chromosome 10, NDDB_SH_1, whole genome shotgun sequence genomic window carries:
- the MPC1 gene encoding mitochondrial pyruvate carrier 1 isoform X2: MKKSPEIISGRMTFALCCYSLTFMRFAYKVQPRNWLLFACHATNEVAQLIQGGRLIRHEMSKKASA, encoded by the exons ATGAAGAAGTCCCCAGAGATTATCAGTGGGCGGATGACATTTG CCCTCTGCTGTTACTCCCTCACGTTCATGAGATTCGCCTACAAGGTGCAGCCTCGGAACTGGCTCCTGTTCGCCTGCCACGCCACCAACGAAGTAGCACAGCTCATCCAGGGAGGACGGCTGATCCGGCACGA GATGTCTAAAAAGGCATCAGCGTAA